One stretch of Streptomyces zhihengii DNA includes these proteins:
- a CDS encoding sensor histidine kinase, whose protein sequence is MTQTRTLPGRLRDAARRTVRDAAVASGPPPRPTRRARLSDALIALVFTVATVHYGIDNTGVVVLREIAPGVEVVLARPAGPGGLVLMVTLAVVASGALALRRRYPLAVMCVVTAATLATPHSVLRLTFYAFVVAVYSAAVYSPYRVATLAALPVSVLLVGTAGNSLTPIVPNEYIALLILVPMAVAAVGLRTWKLRTAEGRTLLSALEREQADALRRAVEQERARIARELHDVVTHNVSVMIIQAGAARKIMPTSPERAGEALLAVEAGGRAAMTELRHVMGLLTMAADGGDTDGGPAAADPAAELAPQPGLDQLEALVGRVRDAGLPVGLTVTGRPRPLPPGLELAAYRVVQEALTNTVKHASGATADVKVDYGPERLRVEVTDSGGRPAAAGAGSGRGLIGLRERLAVHDGTLANGPRLTGGYRVRALIPLETL, encoded by the coding sequence GTGACGCAGACACGCACCCTGCCCGGGCGGCTGCGCGATGCCGCCCGCCGCACGGTCCGCGACGCGGCGGTCGCGAGCGGCCCGCCGCCGCGGCCCACCCGGCGGGCCCGGCTGTCCGACGCGCTGATCGCCCTGGTGTTCACCGTCGCCACCGTCCATTACGGCATCGACAACACCGGCGTCGTCGTGCTGCGGGAGATCGCCCCCGGGGTGGAGGTCGTGCTGGCACGGCCCGCCGGGCCCGGCGGCCTGGTGCTGATGGTGACCCTCGCCGTCGTCGCGTCGGGCGCCCTGGCGCTGCGCCGCCGCTACCCGCTCGCCGTGATGTGCGTGGTGACGGCGGCGACCCTGGCGACGCCCCACAGCGTCCTGCGGCTGACGTTCTACGCGTTCGTCGTCGCCGTCTACAGCGCCGCCGTGTACAGCCCCTACCGGGTGGCCACGCTCGCGGCGCTCCCGGTGTCGGTGCTCCTCGTCGGCACCGCGGGCAACTCGCTGACCCCGATCGTCCCCAACGAGTACATCGCCCTGCTGATCCTCGTCCCGATGGCCGTGGCCGCCGTCGGTCTGCGCACCTGGAAGCTGCGGACCGCCGAGGGCCGCACCCTGCTCTCCGCCCTGGAACGCGAACAGGCCGACGCGCTGCGCCGGGCCGTCGAGCAGGAACGGGCCAGGATCGCCCGCGAACTCCACGACGTGGTCACCCACAACGTCAGCGTGATGATCATCCAGGCGGGCGCGGCCCGCAAGATCATGCCCACCTCGCCCGAGCGGGCGGGCGAGGCGCTGCTCGCCGTCGAGGCGGGCGGCCGGGCGGCCATGACCGAACTCCGCCATGTGATGGGGCTGCTCACCATGGCCGCCGACGGCGGGGACACCGACGGCGGGCCGGCTGCGGCGGACCCGGCCGCCGAACTCGCCCCGCAGCCCGGCCTCGACCAGCTCGAAGCGCTCGTCGGACGGGTCAGGGACGCCGGACTGCCCGTCGGCCTGACCGTGACGGGGCGGCCCCGCCCCCTGCCGCCCGGACTCGAACTCGCCGCCTACCGCGTGGTCCAGGAGGCGCTGACCAACACCGTGAAGCACGCCTCGGGCGCCACGGCCGACGTGAAGGTCGACTACGGGCCCGAGCGGCTGCGGGTGGAGGTCACCGACAGCGGGGGGCGGCCGGCCGCCGCGGGCGCGGGCAGCGGCCGGGGCCTGATCGGCCTGCGGGAGCGCCTCGCCGTGCACGACGGCACCCTCGCCAACGGCCCGCGCCTGACCGGCGGTTACCGTGTGCGGGCACTCATCCCCCTGGAGACCTTGTGA
- a CDS encoding helix-turn-helix domain-containing protein: protein MTRSAWSEVPQSQVDRFSSRVLAESGALADSILREIRQAFPHLRLVEDESGTPLALLGIRRAIESFVHNLAADARTPRVPPVMFQEFGRGEVRGGRSLDSLQAVYRLGMRLAWRRFAEIGQQVDIAPPAMYEVAESGFAYLDGLVEQSVRGYAEAEARRAGERLRLQRRLIDLMLAEHLGDPAAVLGERAARIGWELPGVVAVGLLIRPAREAVAPAVEEGVLLDMESERPRLVIPEPDTGGRAELVRRATAGWSGAIGPSVPLASAAISLRWAETAVRLVESGQLPPGEVLHCTERTEELVLLPSQELIDAASVRCLAPLDGMSQTQARRLAATLLAWIETSGGAPEVAQRLGIHPQTARSRLRQIRELWGPVLDDADRRFEMLLVLRARRLRGELTEGAG, encoded by the coding sequence ATGACCCGGTCCGCGTGGAGCGAGGTGCCGCAGTCCCAGGTCGACCGTTTCTCCTCACGGGTGCTCGCCGAGTCCGGAGCGCTGGCGGACTCGATCCTGCGGGAGATCCGCCAGGCGTTCCCGCATCTGCGCCTCGTCGAGGACGAGTCCGGGACGCCGCTGGCACTGCTCGGCATCCGGCGCGCCATCGAGAGCTTCGTGCACAACCTCGCGGCCGACGCCCGCACCCCCCGCGTCCCGCCGGTGATGTTCCAGGAGTTCGGCCGGGGCGAGGTGCGCGGCGGCCGGAGCCTGGACTCGCTCCAGGCCGTCTACCGGCTCGGCATGCGCCTGGCCTGGCGGCGCTTCGCGGAGATCGGCCAGCAGGTCGACATCGCCCCGCCCGCCATGTACGAGGTCGCCGAGTCCGGTTTCGCGTACCTCGACGGCCTGGTCGAGCAGTCGGTGCGCGGCTACGCCGAGGCCGAGGCGCGGCGCGCCGGGGAACGTCTGCGGCTCCAGCGCCGGCTCATCGACCTGATGCTGGCCGAGCACCTCGGCGACCCGGCCGCCGTGCTCGGCGAACGCGCCGCCCGGATCGGCTGGGAGCTGCCGGGGGTGGTCGCGGTGGGCCTGCTGATCCGGCCGGCGCGCGAGGCCGTCGCGCCGGCCGTCGAGGAGGGGGTGCTCCTCGACATGGAGAGCGAACGCCCCCGGCTGGTCATCCCGGAGCCAGACACCGGCGGCCGGGCCGAACTGGTGCGCCGCGCCACCGCCGGCTGGTCCGGTGCGATCGGGCCCTCGGTGCCGCTGGCGTCCGCCGCGATCTCGCTGCGCTGGGCGGAGACGGCCGTCCGGCTGGTGGAGAGCGGTCAGTTGCCGCCGGGCGAGGTGCTGCACTGCACGGAGCGCACCGAGGAACTGGTCCTGCTCCCCTCCCAGGAGCTGATCGACGCGGCCTCCGTGCGCTGCCTCGCCCCGCTCGACGGCATGAGCCAGACCCAGGCGCGCCGCCTCGCCGCGACGCTGCTGGCCTGGATCGAGACCTCGGGCGGGGCGCCGGAGGTGGCCCAGCGTCTCGGGATCCATCCGCAGACGGCGCGCTCCCGGCTGCGCCAGATCCGCGAGCTCTGGGGCCCGGTGCTGGACGACGCCGACCGCCGCTTCGAGATGCTGCTCGTGCTGCGCGCCCGGCGGCTGCGCGGCGAACTCACCGAGGGGGCGGGCTGA
- a CDS encoding DUF3068 domain-containing protein, whose translation MRRTASPLSLALLGAGTFLLVLAPLLFAHVLPQAKRTPLDIDTTTVFTGTGSYFDTARLKTVDDRRITITRQVRGDVSEGLRSGNAVWDVSTSVDNDATLPAADVRDSLQWTLERWVTDRETNEPVHCCEESPVFDGEAYLKFPFDVEERGYRWWDGTLGGVVQLRHDGRRSIQGHEGLRFTGTVEPTRTGVRQVPGRLVGKPRTPQVLAEEWYSNSGIELVVDRRTGRILYAAIGPRKTLRAPGSDKDAVVLLESDRIAFTEPTQRRQVELAAADSRKLALLAGPVPVGAGALGALLAVAGVVLLVRGRRGEREPAVLTR comes from the coding sequence ATGCGCCGCACCGCCTCACCGTTGTCCCTCGCCCTGCTGGGCGCCGGGACGTTCCTGCTCGTCCTCGCGCCCCTGCTGTTCGCCCATGTGCTGCCGCAGGCGAAGCGGACACCCCTCGACATCGACACGACCACCGTCTTCACCGGCACCGGCAGTTACTTCGACACCGCACGGCTGAAGACCGTCGACGACCGGCGGATCACCATCACCCGGCAGGTGCGCGGCGACGTGTCCGAGGGCCTGCGCAGCGGCAACGCCGTCTGGGACGTGTCCACCTCGGTCGACAACGACGCCACCCTGCCCGCCGCCGATGTGCGCGACTCCCTCCAGTGGACGCTGGAGCGCTGGGTGACCGACCGCGAGACCAACGAACCGGTGCACTGCTGCGAGGAGTCGCCCGTCTTCGACGGCGAGGCGTACCTGAAGTTCCCCTTCGACGTGGAGGAACGCGGCTACCGCTGGTGGGACGGCACGCTCGGCGGCGTCGTGCAGCTCCGCCACGACGGCCGCCGGAGCATCCAGGGCCACGAGGGGCTGCGCTTCACGGGCACCGTCGAGCCCACCCGCACCGGCGTGCGGCAGGTGCCCGGGAGGCTCGTCGGCAAGCCGCGGACCCCGCAGGTGCTGGCCGAGGAGTGGTACTCCAACAGCGGCATCGAGCTGGTGGTGGACCGGCGCACCGGCCGGATCCTGTACGCGGCGATCGGCCCGCGGAAGACGCTGCGCGCCCCGGGCTCGGACAAGGACGCCGTCGTGCTGCTGGAGAGCGACCGGATCGCGTTCACCGAGCCCACCCAGCGCCGGCAGGTGGAGCTCGCCGCCGCGGACAGCCGGAAACTCGCCCTGCTCGCGGGCCCGGTGCCGGTCGGTGCCGGGGCCCTCGGGGCGCTGCTCGCGGTGGCGGGCGTCGTGCTGCTGGTGCGCGGACGCCGCGGCGAGCGGGAGCCCGCGGTCCTCACCCGATGA
- a CDS encoding ABC transporter ATP-binding protein: MTVPVIELSGVSRRYDDGPPALREVSLTVRRGEAVAILGPSGSGKSTLLNLIAGLDRPDAGTVTVDGVRVDLLGEAGSALHRRSRIGMVFQFFNLLDDLTVTENVVLPARLAGTARGEAERRAAELLELLGVARHARAHPGRLSGGERQRVAVARALMNRPALLLADEPTGALDTAAGQDVSELLAALGAEGQTVVLVTHDLALARSCTRRTVRIADGRITEDLPTGTGAPEAVR, from the coding sequence ATGACCGTGCCGGTGATCGAACTGAGCGGGGTGAGCCGGCGGTACGACGACGGCCCGCCCGCCCTGCGGGAGGTGTCGCTGACCGTGCGGCGGGGCGAGGCCGTCGCGATTCTCGGCCCCTCCGGCAGCGGCAAGTCCACGCTGCTCAACCTGATCGCGGGCCTGGACCGGCCGGACGCGGGGACCGTCACCGTGGACGGGGTGCGGGTGGACCTGCTGGGCGAGGCCGGTTCGGCGCTCCACCGGCGGTCCAGGATCGGGATGGTCTTCCAGTTCTTCAACCTGCTCGACGACCTGACCGTCACCGAGAACGTCGTCCTGCCCGCCCGCCTCGCCGGCACGGCGCGCGGCGAGGCGGAGCGCCGGGCCGCGGAGCTCCTGGAGCTGCTGGGCGTCGCCCGGCACGCCCGCGCCCACCCGGGCAGGCTCTCCGGCGGCGAGCGGCAGCGCGTCGCGGTGGCCCGGGCGTTGATGAACCGGCCGGCGCTGCTGCTGGCCGACGAGCCGACCGGGGCCCTGGACACGGCCGCCGGACAGGACGTCAGCGAGCTGCTCGCAGCCCTGGGCGCCGAGGGCCAGACGGTCGTGCTGGTCACCCACGACCTGGCCCTGGCGCGGTCCTGCACACGCCGCACGGTCCGGATCGCCGACGGCAGGATCACCGAGGACCTCCCCACGGGGACGGGCGCCCCGGAGGCCGTCCGATGA
- a CDS encoding response regulator, whose product MTEPPRVLLADDQTLVRTGFRLILGADGIDVVAEATDGAEAVEAVRRTRPDVVLMDVRMPGTDGLEATRRILTGAPGEPRVIILTTFDLDRYVYAALSAGASGFLLKDVTPEQLTAAVRTVRTGDALLAPAVTRRLVQRFTRHGADSAALHRDLAPLTPRELEVLGLLARGLSNAELAARLHLAEATVKMHVARILAKLGLRDRVQAVIVAYETGLVGVTGPPG is encoded by the coding sequence GTGACCGAGCCGCCGCGCGTCCTGCTCGCCGACGACCAGACCCTGGTCCGCACCGGATTCCGGCTGATCCTCGGCGCCGACGGCATCGACGTGGTGGCCGAGGCCACCGACGGGGCCGAGGCGGTCGAGGCGGTCCGCCGCACCCGTCCCGACGTCGTCCTGATGGACGTCCGGATGCCCGGCACGGACGGGCTGGAGGCCACCCGCCGCATCCTCACCGGCGCCCCCGGGGAGCCGCGGGTGATCATCCTGACCACCTTCGACCTCGACCGGTACGTCTACGCGGCGCTGTCCGCCGGGGCGAGCGGCTTCCTCCTCAAGGACGTCACCCCCGAGCAGCTCACCGCCGCCGTCCGTACCGTCCGCACCGGCGACGCCCTCCTCGCGCCCGCCGTCACCCGCCGCCTGGTGCAGCGCTTCACCCGGCACGGCGCCGACTCGGCGGCCCTCCACCGCGACCTCGCCCCGCTCACCCCGCGCGAGCTGGAGGTCCTCGGCCTGCTGGCCCGGGGTCTGAGCAACGCCGAACTCGCGGCCCGCCTCCACCTCGCCGAGGCGACCGTCAAGATGCACGTCGCCCGTATCCTCGCCAAGCTCGGCCTGCGCGACCGCGTCCAGGCGGTGATCGTCGCCTACGAGACCGGGCTCGTCGGCGTCACCGGCCCCCCGGGCTGA